The genome window ATTACGGATGTAACGCCATAAGACGCCATTCGGGAAAAGGCCCGTGCACTGGCTAAATAAACTAATTTAGGAGTCATTCGACAACTATATTTATATATAGTGTTTTTACACCACGTAGCTAGATCCCACGTAGGATCTACTAGTTCTACATAAATTGACTGCTCAGGGTGGGAATGGGCGTTAAAGTCTCCTAAAGAGATAGTATAAGAGCCGTAGTCTTTTTTTGCACTAGAAGGGATTTTCAGATTTTTCCATTCATTGGTAGAAATAAAATTTTCAAATACACCTCTATTTCTATCAATAACTGCAACCATGGGCTTTTTTTGGCCTTCAAAAATAAAATTACCTTTTATCGCAAATCGCTCACTAGTTACGGCAATTCACCTCCAAAGCAACTTTATGTTTTTTAATTCACCATACGATAAATTAACGAAACATTATATTAGGTCATTTCATTTAACATGTCAATACAATATGTTAGTTTTGAGAGGTAATAGTTTTCTATTTGCCTTCTAAGTCATACCGACCTGCGTATAATTTTCTAGCAATATTAGTGTAGTGCATAATAAATTCGGTTTTAGCTTCAGTATATTTATCTCTATCGTGTTCGTATTCCTTCTTTAATCTTTCTTTCAATCTCCCATACTTTTCTGCTACATTTGCGTGTGTCAAAAGATAATCACGAAAATATAATTCGTTCCAATCTCCCAAATATCTGACGTGAAGATGAAATACTCTTTCAGCAAATCCTTTTAATGTGTATCCCTTCATAAACATCATATGTGGAGGTGGATTATCTGGCTGAGGAACAAAGATATACTCATTATTCTCTAATAAATGAATTAAAAAGTTAGAATCGCATCGTTTTCGTATTTCAAGCAATATATCAATCGTAGGTTTTGCCACTAAACCTTGAACTGACGTACTGCCTATATGGTTTATTCTCTCTATGTTCTCTTCTTTAACAATACGCATGATATTCAATTTCTCTTCCAAATACCATCGAGCATACTCGGGGTTGTGTTCTTTTAAAATAATTGGAAACAAAGCCCACAACTCTTCGTTCGACATTGATTTTAAATCTTTCTCCATTGTTATATACCTCTTTACTAAAATAGTTTGACAATTAATCGGTAGAGCGTAAATATTATATTAATAATTATCTTATGCAAATAAAAATACTCCCATTTAAAGCTAAAGAACAAGTTATACATAGAATGAGTCGAGTAACGTAACCTTAAATTATAAGGAGAATTTGTAAAATGAAAAAAAATAATCTATTGGCAATGGCAGATATCTCCTTCGATGTCGTCATTCTGATAATTATCGGGATGGTTATGTTGCTTACTGGAATTTTGCTTTTTCCAGTATCAACAGGAAGACTTCCTTATTATGAAAACGGCCTATACGGTTTGCTTTTGTTCATTTTCGCTTTGCAGATGATCACTCTCGGTAAAACTCCATTCGGAGATATGCGCAGAACAAAATCATTACTTGTTGTTGGCTTGATCATTGCAGCTATAGGCATTATGACATGTTTTATACCAGACATGTTCAACAATATTCCCCGAATGCTACTTTTTTTCTGCTTCGGCCTTGGCGGTTTCTTGCTGCTTCTTCAAATGATATTTTCTAAAGACAAACTTCGATCATGGTTAAAATATGGAAAGATATTCCGTTCACTCTCCTTCGCCTGCGCAACTATTTACTTACTATCAATGCTAATCGGGATACTCATCTTAAAAAAGGATTTACTAACAACGTCTAAAACAGCAGTAGTAATACTAATTTACGGAATCGCCATTATCTACCTTGCAAAAATTCTTCGGAAAATATATCTCAACTATCCAGAGGCTGGGAATTTAAATAACGAAACTAGCATTGACCTTTCTACTGATAAGACAATGATTTTACTGACAGGAATCTTCATGGTATTACTCGGGTTTTTATTACTCCCTGTCAATTTCGGTCTACTTCCATTTTCTGGAAGCGCGCAACTGGGATTATTGATGATTATCTTTGCGATTCAGATGCTCGCCTTCGGAAACACACCACTAGGGCCATTTCCACGCTCGTGGCTCATGATTTTTCTTGGCCTCCTATTCGCAGCACTTGGAATTACTTCTTGTATCATTCCTGAAATACTTGTTTCTCCTCTTACTATGCTTGTCGGAGTACTCAACATTCTTGGAGGAGCCATTATGCTCTGGAAAATATGCGCTCCTATTTTTAAAAAACTAGGAAAATCACAATCTCCTGTCCCTCCAATATTAGTTAGACTTACATTAGCCCAACTCACACTAAATCTGGTCTCTATTCTTTTTGGTACATCAATGCTTATTGCCCATCTGATTTCAGGATGGGTAATTGGTGTAATTCTCGCAGCAAACGGATTCGTTCTTCTGTACCTATTACATATACTGAAACTTATAGACAAAATGCAAAGAGAAATGAATATTACTAACTAACATTGCTCTCTTTGCCTAATAATAGACGCCCTTTGTTTGATAATTTTTACGACGTACATTCGCTATTTCACTAGCAATTTTGTCGAATTCTTCTCTGTTTTCCCTATAAAGAGCATCCATATCTCGCATAACTTGAGGAAAGATAATAACAAGAGACTTTTTTTCAATTTCTTCAAGAATATAATCAACAGCCTCGTCAACACTTATTGCGTCTGGAGGAGGAGCCATACCTCCAAATGCCGATGTAGCGACATTGCCGGGACAAAAAACGCTGAACTGTAGCCCTTCCGCTTCTAGCTCGTATTTCAAACTCTCAGTCATTGAAATAACTGCACTTTTACTTGCTGCATATACAGCTTGATAAGGCACAGGAATACGTCCTGTAATAGAACCCGTGTTTATAATATGTCCAAACCCTTGCTCTCGCATTATAGGAATTGCTGTATATGTTCCATGAACAATCCCCATTAGATTCAACTCAATTATTGATTTCCAAATGTCAAAAGTTATTTTCTCTGTAGGAAGAGTCATCCCCTTCCCTGCGTTATTAAACACAAAATCAAGATGCCCATCGAAAGCTCTTGCTGCATTGATAAGTTTTTCAACATCCGCTAGCATAGTCACATCTGTCTTCATCGGGAAAACTTGCCCATCATAATTTGTGTTTAGACGTTCAGATTCCCTTTCAAGATTTTCTTCGTTCACATCGCCCATAAATACTGCTGTCGCTCCTCGCATAAGTAGATGCTCCGTTAATCCCAAGCCTATACCCGCGGCAGCTCCAGTTACAACTGCAACCTTACCTTCAAAATATTCACTCATAGCAACCCCCCCTTTTTATGGCAACATTTTAGAGTCGCCTACATTGAGTCTGGATACCCCTTTTATCATCAAGGAATTTGTGTATTTCACTATTGGTAACGCTGAAAGGGTATCAATGATTCTGCTCTGTAGCGGATGTTGCTCTTGGGTAAGCCGAGTCCATTCAATCTTACCCTCACCTTTCCAGACCTGTTTTGCTATCATTTCTTGTGGATAAAGTGTTGCGTGGCTTAACGTAGCACCTCCTTTACCCAAATTGGGCAAATAACGCCATCCAAAGAGGTTAACCTTAGAATGTTCGTTGACCTTACCAACATCCTTTTCGGAAACTTCTTCTCCTCTTACAAAATTAAGTTTTATGAAATTACAACTTTCATAGCTCGCTGCAGTGTACCAATGATCTTTAATATGTCTTTCAAACGCAATGTCTGCAAAAAGTTTGGGCATGCCATCCTCTTCTCGTCCCCCAATAATAGGACACGCCTTGTTCTCCCATATGACAAATACATATTCACCAGCTAATCCATCAGAATTTCCAACATATTCAACTGGAGCGCTAAGCTGTATGAGCCGATACTCGCCACCTGACATCCAATCAACATCTCGACAGTTTGCATATTGAACGTTTACTAAGGGCTGAAGAAGATTAAAATCTTCAGGAATGAGTTCCAACAAGGGCTCTTGTTCTGTTTCAAACTGAATGCTAATACACCTCATATCTCCATACTCTGTCCGTACCGGGTAAAAGGGGTATCCCCAAAAATGTACCGGCATTTTATAAACAAAGTCTTCTCGGAATTTAAATTTTCCTCTCAAAATATCACCTCCAGCCAAAAGGAAAAGCCGACTTTAAAAAGTCGGCCTTTTCGTTACTCCTGCGGTATCCAAGTCTCTTTACAACGATCTAGTATGTAGTTCCAATCTATCTCTATATCTGCCTGAGCTTGCTCTAAAAGAGCCTTGGATTTCTCCCCTTTGAAAAGGTGAGAATAACGTCCCTGGGGTTTCAAAAACTCTTCAATAGGCACACGTTTTTTAGGCTTATACGAAAGTTTCCATTCCCCGTCTATAACTTCATATATAGGCCAAAAACGGGTTTCAGCAGCCTTCTTACAAATATCTCCCTGCAACGCCGGATCA of Aminobacterium sp. MB27-C1 contains these proteins:
- a CDS encoding acetoacetate decarboxylase family protein, producing MRGKFKFREDFVYKMPVHFWGYPFYPVRTEYGDMRCISIQFETEQEPLLELIPEDFNLLQPLVNVQYANCRDVDWMSGGEYRLIQLSAPVEYVGNSDGLAGEYVFVIWENKACPIIGGREEDGMPKLFADIAFERHIKDHWYTAASYESCNFIKLNFVRGEEVSEKDVGKVNEHSKVNLFGWRYLPNLGKGGATLSHATLYPQEMIAKQVWKGEGKIEWTRLTQEQHPLQSRIIDTLSALPIVKYTNSLMIKGVSRLNVGDSKMLP
- a CDS encoding SDR family oxidoreductase produces the protein MSEYFEGKVAVVTGAAAGIGLGLTEHLLMRGATAVFMGDVNEENLERESERLNTNYDGQVFPMKTDVTMLADVEKLINAARAFDGHLDFVFNNAGKGMTLPTEKITFDIWKSIIELNLMGIVHGTYTAIPIMREQGFGHIINTGSITGRIPVPYQAVYAASKSAVISMTESLKYELEAEGLQFSVFCPGNVATSAFGGMAPPPDAISVDEAVDYILEEIEKKSLVIIFPQVMRDMDALYRENREEFDKIASEIANVRRKNYQTKGVYY
- a CDS encoding GrpB family protein; its protein translation is MEKDLKSMSNEELWALFPIILKEHNPEYARWYLEEKLNIMRIVKEENIERINHIGSTSVQGLVAKPTIDILLEIRKRCDSNFLIHLLENNEYIFVPQPDNPPPHMMFMKGYTLKGFAERVFHLHVRYLGDWNELYFRDYLLTHANVAEKYGRLKERLKKEYEHDRDKYTEAKTEFIMHYTNIARKLYAGRYDLEGK